One genomic window of Solanum dulcamara chromosome 12, daSolDulc1.2, whole genome shotgun sequence includes the following:
- the LOC129877608 gene encoding GDSL esterase/lipase At5g45960-like, translating into MTFSCKFILFMPILLIFIFQNIVQGRTLLLNNNNNNSYKKFQRPLNNSISAIFVFGDSTVDSGNNNYINTVVKCDFPPYGRDFANHIPTGRFTNGRLVTDYLASYVGIKDFVPPYLDPSLSLDEIMTGVSFASGSSGFDPLTAQLVDAITMEKQLEYFKEYKKRLENSIGKEKTKLLISKAAFIISAGTNDFAVNYFNTPFRRQKYYNVSQYQQFLLHMVQQFIQGLMNEGAQVIGVAGVPPFGCLPIVITIDSGDALQPRRCIESFSIVAREYNSLLQRLLKTMEIHGTKLFYVDIYNPINDMIQHPIKYGFTEVTVGCCGSGFIETSILCNPKSIVCNNPSNHMFWDAVHPSQATYYSLFQAVRPSIDVAIKQL; encoded by the exons ATGACTTTTTCTTGTAAGTTTATTCTCTTTATGCCTATtcttctaatttttattttccaaaatatagTTCAAGGTCGAACATTATTattaaacaataataataataatagttataaaAAGTTTCAAAGGCCATTGAACAATTCAATTTCAGCTATTTTTGTGTTCGGAGATTCTACGGTTGATTCCggcaacaacaactacataaaTACGGTCGTAAAATGTGATTTTCCGCCATACGGACGCGATTTCGCGAACCACATTCCCACCGGAAGGTTCACCAATGGACGTCTCGTTACGGATTACTTAG CTTCGTACGTGGGAATCAAAGATTTTGTGCCACCCTATTTGGACCCAAGTCTTAGCTTGGACGAAATCATGACCGGAGTTAGTTTCGCCTCCGGTAGCTCTGGCTTTGATCCTCTCACAGCTCAATTAGTG GATGCAATTACAATGGAAAAGCAGCTggaatattttaaagaatacaaaaagagacttgaaaattcaattggaaaagaaaagacaaaattgCTAATAAGCAAAGCAGCATTTATCATAAGTGCAGGGACAAATGACTTTGCTGTGAACTATTTTAACACCCCATTTAGaagacaaaaatattataatgtcTCTCAATACCAACAATTCTTGTTGCACATGGTCCAACAATTTATCCAA GGTTTGATGAACGAGGGAGCTCAAGTGATCGGTGTCGCCGGAGTTCCGCCGTTCGGATGTTTGCCGATAGTCATCACGATAGATTCCGGCGATGCACTTCAACCCCGCCGATGTATTGAATCGTTCTCTATCGTTGCAAGAGAGTACAACTCACTTCTTCAACGTTTACTAAAGACTATGGAAATTCATGGCACAAAATTATTCTACGTCGATATCTACAATCCAATAAATGACATGATACAACACCCAATTAAATATG GATTTACAGAAGTTACCGTGGGGTGTTGTGGAAGTGGATTTATTGAAACTTCAATTCTTTGCAATCCAAAATCAATTGTATGCAATAATCCTTCAAATCATATGTTTTGGGATGCTGTCCACCCAAGTCAAGCTACTTATTACAGTCTGTTTCAAGCAGTACGTCCTTCTATTGATGTTGCTATCAAGCAATTATAA